One genomic window of Stieleria sp. JC731 includes the following:
- a CDS encoding beta strand repeat-containing protein, with translation MSFNIGTVFNRLALLLLLCTIAMPASAQRITTTASDGDNGAAGTDADPGTDGGDGTLGTAITDFINGIGELYRGLAAGNGGSGGNGGNAISDGFDGGDGGNGAMGGTASGSIRSEGSGRSVADLNIIAGNGGDGGAGGQAMGTGIDGSGGNGGDGGIAIADAQGAIAISTDGEARAALTVIAGNGGNALSGNGLGGAGQDASLIDITASAFGVTEANSLAEAQSGSGGDGVGTGNGGHGGNAVLRNAVDATVDPGGEISLSQTIFAGSGGHAQAGLAGDGGSSTNELTRSVDATAANFNFYSNAGGGGSRNHSSGLSGNGGNAAIEANISQSGDLYHYSETRAGAAGNAAGGASGGLGGNVTATTVLETISGMIDSYDVAWAGDGGWIDSGLGVGGTGGVAQLQLSATTSSGSDVSMEGYAFGGEGGLAFGDINGSGGNGGTAGGTVSATTTTGSASAYGYYQGGGGGDVIGGTGNSGNGASVEVLNQVTAHSTDVNGDTFVEQSVYGGDAGNVGYQSNLGSGAIGSAGSAKGTLSANNDNIDSTLWSYAYGGSGGDRNHTSGVAGDGASGESSVVLSNTGAATALASAGGGYGGTGTAGATGGQGASGAADATATSTNAESYAYAYGFGGDGGQTVDGSEMGGNAYDASASASSLATSQALGQYAEAYSEAIGGFGYGFDSRYLSSRSGIAVAEATAITNQGDAYSVSSAEGRIAQAKATGDGLTGTVDATAKTVRGELGVSNDDVIQIRSQITADVHGLTSVETIVANDGTTNFTSNANVFSIIEVTSTAVSSPMASLVSLSSGELAPASEAMPLSAQDSLVISGQIGASHPTNVLTSVNAMISTTLDFKDVVDASRASIQWSSFNTTGNGFDTMEVVIGTQLSDHQWNFANASEAETFFANELVLDELSDADRSLTMQINWSSSDINNSFGLGFSTTVTAIPEPSAALLLCVATISGGLCRRRSR, from the coding sequence ATGTCTTTCAACATTGGAACTGTTTTCAATCGGCTTGCGCTGCTGCTATTGCTGTGCACTATCGCCATGCCGGCATCGGCCCAGCGGATAACAACCACCGCAAGCGATGGCGACAACGGAGCCGCCGGAACCGATGCAGACCCTGGTACCGACGGTGGTGACGGAACGCTTGGCACCGCGATCACTGATTTCATCAATGGGATCGGTGAACTCTATCGCGGACTGGCAGCTGGCAACGGCGGATCAGGAGGTAACGGAGGCAATGCGATCTCCGATGGCTTTGACGGTGGCGACGGCGGAAATGGTGCGATGGGCGGGACGGCAAGCGGTAGCATCCGGTCTGAAGGAAGTGGACGAAGCGTTGCCGACCTAAACATCATCGCTGGCAATGGCGGTGATGGAGGCGCCGGTGGACAAGCGATGGGCACAGGGATTGACGGCAGTGGTGGAAACGGAGGTGATGGTGGGATTGCGATAGCCGACGCTCAAGGCGCCATTGCGATCTCAACGGATGGTGAAGCACGTGCGGCCTTAACCGTGATCGCTGGTAACGGTGGAAACGCGCTGAGTGGAAACGGGCTGGGTGGTGCAGGACAAGACGCGTCGCTGATCGACATCACTGCGTCCGCCTTTGGTGTCACCGAAGCAAACTCCTTAGCCGAAGCTCAAAGCGGCAGCGGTGGTGACGGCGTCGGAACCGGCAACGGTGGCCATGGAGGTAATGCGGTTTTAAGAAACGCGGTTGACGCGACTGTTGATCCAGGTGGTGAGATAAGTCTTTCGCAAACGATCTTTGCAGGCTCGGGAGGTCACGCCCAAGCCGGTTTGGCTGGCGATGGTGGCAGTTCGACGAATGAACTGACCAGAAGCGTGGACGCTACGGCTGCCAATTTCAACTTTTACTCCAACGCCGGTGGCGGCGGTTCGCGGAATCATTCATCTGGACTTTCAGGCAACGGAGGAAACGCCGCGATCGAAGCTAACATTTCGCAAAGCGGTGATCTTTATCACTACAGTGAAACCAGAGCCGGAGCGGCAGGTAACGCTGCGGGTGGAGCGAGCGGTGGACTAGGTGGAAACGTGACCGCGACCACCGTCCTCGAAACCATCAGTGGCATGATCGATTCGTACGATGTTGCTTGGGCGGGCGACGGCGGCTGGATTGATTCTGGCCTTGGTGTCGGCGGGACTGGCGGTGTCGCTCAACTGCAACTTTCTGCGACCACCTCAAGCGGTTCCGATGTATCGATGGAAGGCTATGCGTTTGGTGGCGAAGGCGGATTGGCGTTTGGTGACATCAACGGCAGTGGTGGAAATGGCGGCACCGCAGGCGGAACGGTTTCGGCAACGACAACAACTGGATCAGCATCCGCCTATGGCTACTATCAAGGTGGCGGCGGTGGTGATGTCATTGGTGGGACCGGCAACTCTGGCAATGGTGCTTCGGTCGAAGTGCTCAACCAAGTCACCGCGCATTCAACCGATGTCAACGGCGACACTTTTGTCGAACAATCTGTCTACGGCGGTGACGCAGGTAACGTCGGATATCAAAGCAATCTAGGAAGCGGAGCGATCGGCTCTGCCGGATCCGCTAAAGGGACGCTTTCAGCGAACAACGACAACATCGATTCGACCCTTTGGTCTTATGCCTACGGCGGAAGCGGTGGCGATCGCAATCACACCAGCGGAGTCGCTGGTGACGGAGCATCAGGTGAAAGCAGTGTTGTGTTATCAAACACCGGGGCGGCTACGGCACTCGCGTCGGCTGGCGGTGGTTATGGCGGCACAGGAACGGCAGGTGCAACAGGCGGACAAGGGGCAAGTGGTGCAGCGGATGCGACAGCAACGTCAACCAACGCGGAAAGCTATGCCTATGCTTATGGCTTTGGTGGAGACGGCGGCCAAACGGTTGACGGCAGTGAAATGGGAGGCAACGCTTATGATGCTTCCGCGTCTGCCAGTTCGCTGGCAACATCACAGGCATTAGGCCAATACGCCGAAGCCTACTCGGAAGCCATCGGGGGTTTTGGATATGGATTTGATAGTCGGTATCTCTCTTCACGAAGTGGAATCGCTGTCGCCGAAGCTACCGCAATCACCAACCAAGGCGATGCCTACAGCGTCAGTTCAGCAGAAGGGCGAATCGCCCAGGCGAAAGCGACGGGAGATGGGCTAACAGGCACCGTCGATGCGACAGCCAAAACGGTCCGCGGCGAACTCGGAGTTTCCAATGATGATGTGATCCAAATTCGAAGTCAGATTACCGCTGACGTCCACGGTTTGACTTCGGTGGAAACGATTGTTGCCAATGACGGGACAACAAATTTCACTTCGAACGCAAATGTGTTTTCCATCATCGAAGTGACTTCCACGGCGGTTTCAAGCCCCATGGCTTCGCTCGTATCACTTTCGTCGGGAGAATTGGCACCGGCATCAGAGGCGATGCCATTGTCGGCACAAGACTCGCTTGTGATCTCTGGCCAAATCGGCGCCAGCCATCCGACAAATGTTTTGACTTCGGTCAACGCGATGATTTCGACGACTCTCGATTTCAAAGATGTCGTTGACGCGTCTCGGGCGAGCATTCAGTGGAGCAGTTTCAACACGACCGGCAATGGCTTTGACACGATGGAAGTCGTCATCGGCACACAGTTAAGTGATCACCAATGGAATTTTGCAAATGCATCGGAGGCCGAAACGTTCTTTGCAAACGAACTGGTTCTTGACGAACTTTCCGATGCTGACCGATCCTTGACGATGCAGATCAATTGGTCCAGCAGCGACATCAACAACAGTTTTGGCCTTGGGTTTAGCA